TGAAACAGGCCGCGGAGCTGAAGCCGTTCGACGAGCTGCCTGAGGGCGTCCGGATACGCACGTTCGAGCAGCACTTTGGCCCCGTCGACGACCTGAGCCGCGACTTTTACCGCGGGATGCTGCGGGTCGATTAATCGGGCCTCGATTAATCCCCACAGCCCCTTGGCGCCGCGGCCCTCCTGGCACTACAATGCCCGGCTTGCCGCTGAACCAGCGAAACGCTCCCTTAGCTCAATCGGCAGAGCAACTGACTCTTAATCAGTAGGTTCTAGGTTCGAGTCCTAGAGGGAGCACTCTCTTAACTGCCATGTCGCAAAGACGTTAAGCGCTCTTTGGCAACTCTCTCAGGGGCGTGACGTTTGGTCCGTCCCACCCAGAATCTCACCCTCTTGGTTCTGCGCCGCTTTCCCGTGCAGCCGGCTCGCCAGGTCGTCCGCGTCGATCTCCACGTAGAAGTCCATCGTCGTTTGGATGGAAGCGTGGCGCATCAACTGCTGCAGGTCCGCCGGCATCACCCGCTTGGCCCACCTGGTGCCGAACGACCGCCGCAGGTCGTGTGAGGTCGCCGTCTTCCCCTTGCGGTTGACAATGATCCCCGCCCGCCTGCCCGCCTCCGACATCTGGTGAACGACCGTGTCGCGGTGCAGCCGAACGCCTGCGACCAGCCCCTTGCGCTCGGCGGACGGAACCTTCTGGAGGATCTCGGCGAATTCGGGAGCGATCGGGAGCAGCCGGTCCTTCGCGCCCTTCTCCCCCTCGGAGAGGATTCGAAACATCGGGAACCGGCCCTTGAGGCAGACCGAGAAGTCCGCCTCCCAGTCCCAACTGAGCGAGACCGCCTCCGCCACCCGCAGCCCACCCCAGTACATGGAGTTGGCCAGGGTGATCCACTGCTCGGCGTCGGCGGGCCGGACCTTGCGGAGCGCCAGCACGAAGCGGTCGAACTCCTCGGCGTTGACCGGTCGGCTCCGCATCTTCGACCTGCGTCCCGCCGCTCGCTTCGACTTGCGGAACCGCGGGGCTTCCTTCAGCAGGCCCATGTCCACCGCCCAGTTCAACGCCGACCTCAGTGTTGTTAGGTAGCTGGCGATCGAACTCTCCGACAGCTCCCGGCGGCGGAACTCGCCAACCAGGTGCGAGAGCGCTGTCGCGTCGACATCGGTCAGCACGATCGGCTGGATGATCGTCTCGACGTGGTTCGCCACGGTGCGCCACGAGTCGCCATAGTCCTTGCTGTGCATCGACAGGTGCCGCTCGCGGTAGGCGCGATCGAAGAGCGACCACTCCACCTCGCTGTCGTGGGTCAGGTCGTTGCTGAGTTCTACCTCGAGTTCCGCCGCCTCCCTGTCCGCGCGCGACTTGAAGCTCTTGCGGGCGGGCACGCTCGAGGTTTTCTCGCGCACCCGACCGGTTGGCTCGGTCCAGCGCAGGACATACTTCGTCCGGCCACTCAGCAGCAGCGCCTTCACGCGGTAATGGTGGGATCGTCCCACGACTGTTTCTCCTCTAGGTCGATGTAACGGTTCCATGCCCAGCCAGGGATCAACCACTTGCCGGACACGACCTCTTTGGCGTAGACAAGTTTCGGCTCGAGCAGTTTCTCCCGGATCACCCGCTCGCTGATGTTCACCTCCCGGGCGAGGGCGAACAGGGTGTACGTGACGTCGGGGTAGACCCTGCCGGAGAACCCCTGACGCAGGTTCTGGGCGGGCTTGCTCTCTCGTGCTGGCATGACGGCTGCTGTCCTTGACACCCGCCCTGGCCGTTCGCAGAATGCGCGTACCGGCTATGGGCGGCCCATTTGGGTCGTTTCGAAAGTCGCCGCTCCCCCTGGCCGCAAACCTGACGGGAGTGGCAGTCCAAGGGCGCCCTCTTGGGTCGCCCGCCGTAATCTAGCGATCGTCGAGACGGGGTGATGTCAGTCACCCCGTTCTCATGCGCGATCCTCAGGGGCAGGTCAGGTGATGGGACACCTCCTGCCCGACGCGGGCGGCTGCGTGACGCGGCCGATTCGCCGCGTCTCCCAGGCAATTCTCTGAGGTGCTGAGCGCCGTCCTGGCGCCGCCAACAGCCAGATTGGGGTGCACCTCTGCTGCACGTAGCAGTCGGTGAAATCAACCGATGTGCGCAGCCGCGCACAGCTAGACGTGGCGTAACCGCCATGGCGTTTCCCGGGTTCGCGCTTGGGGAAATGTCCGTGGTCCCGATCCGCAGGTGCAACTGCGGATCGGGACGCCTTTTGAAGGAGCAGCGTCGATTGTGAACGCCGCCCGGCGGTTGTCAACGCGCGGCGACGACACCGATCGTGTCGAATGAGGCCACGCCCTCCACGGAAGCCCTTGGGAGGGCAGGAGATAGAAAGGGGGTCCGGCGATAGAGAACGCGTGACGTTTTTCTGTTCCGAAACCCTGCCGTGCGCACGACTGCGCTCGCTCTTCTGCCAGACCATCGGTTGCCCCCGGTTGCTGCAACCGCGCGCCGCTGCCTAACCCAGACGCGGCGTGCGGTGGGTGGATGCGTACCTCGCTCCATGCGCAGCGGCAGCGCAGGCGGCGCGCGGCGCATCCGAGGAGACTGGGTTAGGGCGGCCCCGCCCACTCGCGGCTGGCTCCGCGGCGGGCGGTACTCGGACGGACAACCTTGCCAGCGTCCGCGGGGGGCTAAGCCGCCCCGTGCAGCGTGATGGCGCGGGCCTGGTGGCTCACGCGGCGGAGGTAGCCCTTCCGCTCTAGCGCCTTAAGGTGACACAGCACGCCGTACGGGCTCCGGATGCCGAGCAGCGCCGCCAACTCGCGCAGCGTGGGTGCGTATCCGTGCGTGGCGACGTAGCTCCGCAGTGCGACTAGAACGCGGGCTTGGCCGCGGCTGAGAGGAGAGTTTGGCATCAGAAAAGGCCCCGTCGGCATGGTGTACTGGCGTATAGGTGACGGGCCCTAGGATACTCACCCCAATCGGCAAAGCAACCCACAATATGTGCACATTTTCTGCGCGGGCACGCTAGCGATTGGGGTGGCCTGTTTGCCCGTTCGAAAGCCGATGCACGAGCTGCACAGACCGGCGCTGCGACCCCTGCGATAAGAATCAGGGACCTAAGCCGAGGGTCCGAAGCCGCTGTCTCGAATTCGCAGAGGTGGTGTACACCGACTGCAATTGAAGGCTCGCTCTAGCGACGGAGGTTGGGCAAACCGCTGCGAGTTCGCCTTCGGTGCAACTCCGAGCGGCTGGTCCAACCGACGCGACTTGCCGCTGGCCTAGACCCGGTCATTTCCGCAGTTCGTCGGGCACGTCTGTCAATGCCGCATCGCTCAGCACGTAGCTGTGGCCGACGGTCTCTGGGTCGTGGTTCACCAGGTCCGGGAAACGCACGCCGGGCAGGACCTCCACGGCAAAGACCTCTTGCACGCCTTCTTCGAATCGGCAGAAGCCGAGGGTCTCGCCGGTCTCGGTGTTGAGCACCCAGACGCCGCAGGTGCGTTCTTCGGCTTCCTTCAATCGTTCGACGAGGGGGATTCCGCTGAAGATGGCCGACTCACGGACTTGCGAGAGGCCGATGAAGGCTAGCGGTCCGAGGAAGCTCAGGCCGCGGGTGAAACCGGGGAACTGGGCGATCGGATGGTACCTACCGGTGTCGAGGTCAACCGTGCCGATCGTCCCCTCGCCGCTTTCGAGCACCCAGAGCTTGCCGTTGTACCACCGGGGCGAGTGCGGCATCGACAGGCCGCGGGCGAGGATCTCTTTCGAATCGACGTCAATCAGCAGGCCGCCGTCCCGCTTGTTCTCACGCCAGCCGCCTGGCTCGTTGGTCTCGCCCTGGGCCGTGACGTACTTCGCTCGGCCGTCCCGGACCGCCAGACCGTTCAGGTGGCAGTGGTCACCCGGGGCGAGCTGGTTGGTAAACCCGGGTCGCCAGACCGCCTCGAAGCTGTTCTCGTCGCTCCGCACCGCGAGGCAACTGAACGCCGTGTTGACGAACACGAGTTCGCCGTCCACGAACGCCATCTCGTGGATCTGCACGTCGCCCGTGCAGTGGCTGCGTCGCGGCAGGTAGCACGCGTCGTGCTGCGCTTGCACGCTGGGGTAATCGTCCGACTTGTCGAGCTTCGCGCACACGGCCGGGACGTTGTGGAACTCCCAGATGTCGATGCTGCAACCGATGGCCAGCTTGCCGCCGTCACGGGCCAGGCCCATCGGCTTGTTGAGGTTGCGGAAGTGCGTGTTCAAGATGCCCGCATCTTCGCGCAGCACAACTAATTTGCCAGCTTGGTAAGTCGTCACCAAGACCGATGCGCCGAGCTGCTGAAGCAGCTCCGGGAAACTGGTCGTGTGCACGCTGCGGAGCGGATTGGGCGTGGGCTCGGCGGCCGTGGGTTCGACTCCGCTCATCAGAACTCCCCGAACACTACGCCCAGGGTCGCGAGTTCTTCGCCTGCTGGTTCGGGTTCGTTCTGTTCGGCCAACCGATCAATGGTCTCATCCCAATCATCGGTTGCTGAGGTCGGCCGATCTAGGGCCAAGAGCAGTAGACTACCGTCCTTGCCAGGCTCAGCGGGCAGCGTCGCAACCGGCGTGTCGTCTTCGCTCGTCACGGCCGTTGCGGTTGGGGCAAACCACTGGGCGAAGGCCGCTTCGGCCGCGGGTTGCTCGCCGGCTGCCGCGACCGGCGCCGAGACCGGCGTCGGGGCGGGCGCCGGGGCGGGCGTCGTCGGCACAGTCGTGTTGCCGTAGTTGGCGCGCCACAAGAGGTAGTCGGCTCGGTCTATCTTGCCGGCGCTGGCGCCCGTATTGTCGCCGTTGGCGCGGAGGTCAGTGGTGCTGCCGAGCGTGTCGCGCCACACGGTATAGTCGGCCGCGTCGGCGACGCCGTCGTAGTTGTAGTCGCCGTCGGGAAAGTTGGGGACGCCCTGCAATTCGAACGCCCCGATGTCGACGCCCGCCCCATCGTCACGCAAGAAGGGCGCGCCGCGTTGGTCAAATCCACTGGCCAGGGCCGGATCACCCGCGTTGATCGCCGGACTGCCGGGCAGTAAGGCGTGCGTCTGCGTCGGTCCGCCGTTGTCGGCCAGCGGGCCGAGCAGCGGGTCGAACACGCTGCCCGCCGCGCCGATCAGGCTGTGGTCGATCGATACCGGGCTGCCTGGGTCGGGTCGCAGGTCGGGCGCCGCGCCACTGTCGGTGTTGCCGGCGATGATTGAGTTCTGCACGGTGATGGCGGGATTCGTGCCGGTATCGCTGACGAAAACACCTCCACCAGCCCCCTGAGATGCCTGATTGTTCGTGACGGTGCTGCTGGTTAGCGTCACCGCGCCCTCAAAAGTGTAGATGCCGCCGCCGTTGAAACGGCTTGCGTTGCCGCTGAGGGTGCTGCTGTTTAGCGTCACCCCGCCAGCAAGCGTCAAGATGCCGCCGCCGCGGTTATTGCTTGTGTTGCCGCTGAGGGTGCTGCTGGTTAGCGTCACCCCGCCAAAAAAATTGAAGATGCCGCCTCCGTAGAAATCGCATTTGTTGCCGCTGAGGGTGCTGTTGGTTAGCGTCACCTCGCCGTACCCGGCGTAAATGCCGCCGCCGCGGCCGTTGTAGCCGGTTGTGTTGCCGCTGAGGGTGCTGCTGGTTAGCGTCACCCCGCCAGCACGCGTGTAGATGCCGCCGCCGTCGAAATGGCTTGTGTTGCCGCTGAGGGTGCTCTCGATGAGCGCGAGCGTTCCGCTGCCGTTGAAGCGGATACCACCGCCTGATCCCGTGGCGCGTCCGCCGGTGAGCGTCAGGCCGGTGAGCGTCAGGTCGCCCGTCGTGGCGGAGAAGTTGAACACCCGCGAGTTGTCGTCCAACAGTCCTATGCCGCTGGCGGCTACGTCGGTGAGGAACGTGCCGGGCACCAGCGTGTCGTCGCCCGCCGCGTCGGCGGTGATCACCACGTCGGTGGCGCTCGACGCGTCGATCGTGAGCGTCTCGGTGATTTGTAGCTCCGCGCCCCTAAGCCGGATGACGCTATTCGCGCCCCCCGTGAACACATCCGGATCGAACGTGATTATATCGTCGCCGGGATTCGTGTTGCCCCCCGGTAAATCGGTGGCGATGGCGATGGCGATCGCTTCGCGGAGCGACAGATTCCCCACGGTGAAGTCACCGTCGATGAGATCGTTCGTGGTCGAAACTTCAAGCCCCTGCGCGGGGAGCACCGTCTGCCACTCGTAGGCGCCGATGTCGACGCGGCCTAGTTGCACGCGGTCGAGTCCGCGCTGGTCTGTGCCGCTGTTGATAGCAGGGTCCCCCGCATTGATCGCCGGACTGCCGGGCAGCAGGGCGTGCGTCTGCGTCGGGCCGCCGTTGTCGGCCAGGCGTCCGAGCAGCGGGTTGCTGTTGAACAGGTTGTTCGCCCCCACGATGCCAGGGTTGGCTCCGGAGAACAAGTTGTAGTTGCCGGTAAGCGTACCGCTAAGCCACCACACCTCGTTGTCCACAATCGTGTGGTCTAGTTGAACCGTTGCGGAGCCGTAGCCGTTGGAGGTGAAGATTCCATCTCCTAAGCCGCTAGACGAGTTGCCGGTGATGGTGCTGTTGCGAATGACGAGGCCGGCATTGCCGCCAGTGGGGCCGTAGTTAGTAATGGCCCCGCCGGAGCCGTTGACGTCGGCAGTGTTGCCGGAGAGTGTGCTATCGATGATGACCAGTTCGCCACCATTTTCGATCGCACCTCCATTTCTATTGACTTGGTTGTTCGACAGTGTGCTGTTCTTGATCGTGAACGTGCCTTCTCGGTGATTGATGGCTCCGCCAAAATTGGAAGCGTTGCCGTCGATCGTCAGCCCGCTAAGCAGCACATTCTCACGGCTGCGGATTGCGCCGCCGTCGCCCAGATCGCCCCCGGTGAGCTTCATTCCGCTGATCGTGACTGACAAATCGGCGCCGTTAACGCCGTTGTCGATTTCGAAATGCCTGTACCCGTTCAGGTCGCCAATGCCGTTGCCGCCGCCGCCCGCGTCGATCGTAAGCAGGTCGGCCCCTGGGCCGGTGATCGTCAGATCGTCGGTGATGGTCGGCAATTGCGAGGCGATCGCGATCGTCTGTGCGCTGGCAAACACGGCTGAGTCGAAGATGACCGTGTCGAGCCCCACCGAGCCGTTGGCCATGGTGATCGCATCGCGCAAGCTGCCGGCGCCGGTGTCGTTGAGATTATCGACCGTAAAGACGGCCAGCATCCGACGGTCTTCGAGCGGCTCGACGCGGAGCGTGCGGGAGTCAGACGTGCGAGAACGTGTGCGCACGGACCGCGCCTTATTAGACGGATGAACCACAGAAAACCCTCTCCGGACAGAAACGCGCACCCTCAGACCCCGCCGGGAGGTCCCTACGCACCACTACCGAGTGTAGTTACGGCGAGCCGAATTTTCCACCTGATTGGGGGCGATCTCTCTTGATCGCAGCAGCCCCCTGCGACACCAAGGCCCAATCCGCCGGGTCAGGTGGGCCGAACCTATCCGTTGATTGAAGCTAGATTGAGGGCGATTTCCCTACACCGAAGGCCAGGCAGCATCGGCTCGGAACAACTTGTCAACGCCTACTTTGAACCGGTTGCGATGCCAGGCGGCCGCCATAAGGATTGGAAGCCATCCACCTGCTTCGGTTGCATCGGCCGCTGCGCCGGAGAGCGGCAGCGAGCTCGCTGAGGTTGTCACAACCGCTGTCAGCTACGGAGCTTTCCAACGCCGCGCAGTGCAACTCACCTCAGCAAGGTAGCGAAGATGTAAACAACAACCGGCCGCACCGTCCCACCCAACTCCCAACCGCCCCTACACCAGTTCGCCCTCCCTTAGCGGCGGCGTCAGCCCATCCAGCGCCGTGTGCTTCACGATGTCCGCTTGGTTGTTGTGGTCCAGCGGCTCACGGTCGACCGGTTCGTCGGCGCAATGCCGCTCGAAGGCGTTGTCCAACCGCAGCATCCGGTAGCGGTAGTAGAGCGAGTCCGACGACCCCTCCGGGCGGCGGACGTACGCGTAGGCGTCGCTCGGCCGGTAGAGCATCTCGAGCGGACGCGGGAGTGAGCTGTGCGTGTCCGTCACGTAGCCGCGGAGGATGCTCAAATCGTCGTCTAGCATCAGCAGCAGCCGCGTCACGAAGCCACTGCTCGCCCCCGGCGTGGGGCCATAGTAATTGGCGATGTATGCGATCCGGTCGCCCGTGTCGTCGGGGAAGCTGCTCACGGTCCGGTAGACCGCGTGGAAGTCCGTCAGCTCCATCCCTTCGTAGTCGACGCCGTCGTGGCTCACGTCGCAGTCGTCGATGTCCGCGTGGTGCTCGGTCCCGTTGACGCTCAGGCGGATCGCAGGGTTCGTCTCGGTGTTGGTCGCCAGGCCGAGGCTGGGCGGCTTGTACAGCAGCACGTAGCCGCCGGCCGCGTTCTCGGCGAACCCGGTCACGGTCGGCGAGCGGATTCCGGGCGGGGGCGTGTCGGTCGAGGGCGTGTTCGGCGGGTAGCCGTTGTGAAAGTACTCGTCCCCAAAGAACGCGTCCTTCACGGCGGTCGCGATGCCGCTGATGCTGCGCAGGCGGAGGTTCTCGAACGCGTGCGAGTAGCTCCACGACTCCAGCACCGAATCGGCCGCGTCCTCCTCCATCTCGAACGCGCTGCCGCCCAGCGTCCCCCGCACGATCGAGATCGTGATGTCGGCCGAGCCGTCGACCTTGTAGTGCGTCCCGAAGCCGCCGAACTCGTCGGCGTGCGGCCCGGTGTAGCTGTAGTCGAGGTTCGCCCACTCCACCTTGACGCCCGCGACCCGCTCGCCGTTGTTCGGGTCGGCCGACTGCGGGCACGGCGCGTCGGTCCAGGCATGGCCGCCGCTGGAGTAGCCGGGGAACACGCTGTTGATGTCGACCACGCCGACCCCCGCCTCCGAGAACTCGACCGACCGCAGGTCCTCGTGGAAGTCGAAGCCGTGCAGGACGCCCACCTGCCGGGCCGTCGACACGGCCGTTTTCCAACTCGGCTGCAGCGCAGTCCAGCTGTAGGCGAGCTGCACCCGGGCGGTGAGGTGGTTGAACAACGAGACGCGTTCGGTCGTGTCGACGCCCCGGTTGACCGGGACCGAGTGGGAAACGGTATGGACGCCGCCTCCGCTTCCCGAGATGTAGTCGCCGAAGGCCGGGTGCGTGTTCTCGGACGCCAGCCACGCGCCGAGCTCCTTTTGCTCATTCGCGTCCAGCATCGCCAGACACCAGTCCCCGTCGACCTCGTACACCACCCACACGACCTCCTTCACGCCGTCGTGGCAGGACCGCACCCAGAACACGTCGGACGGATCGGCGGAGGGATTAGTAAGCGGAACCGACCAGACCGGCTCGGTGTTGTAGCGCGAGTTGCTCGCGTAGGCGACGTCGTCGCTCCCGCTCATCCGCGAGAACTGGTTGCGGCCCTCGCCCCACCCGTCGGTCAGCGCCGCGTAGAGGTCGTACCAGCCGCGGCAGCAGCAGCGGAACGTGAACCCGAAACTCATCGCACCTACCCGTCAAAGGAAAAACTATCGCCGGCGCAGTCCCGCGATTCGAGCACGTAGACGCCGTCCTTGAGCGTCAACCGACCCATCAGCCCCCGCCCCTCCGCGAGGTCCAGGGCCGCGTGGGACGGGTTCTGGATGTCGATCCGGTTTTCCGCTTCCAGCGTGAAGGTGACCAGCCCGCGGATAATCCCGTCGTCGTGGGCCCAGCTCTCCGCCCCGGTTAGACCCGCCGTGGCCTGCGTCTTGGTGGTGGCGTAGAAGTCGGTCGCCTGCAGCCCGCTCAGCTCGTCGTCCAGGTCGAACAGCGTGTCGCCGGCGCCGGTGTCGCTGAAGTCGCCGTCGACCTCCGTGCGGACCGCGCAGCGCACCACCAGCGCGTTGTCGAACTCGGCGGTGGTCTGCGGCGACGTGTTGCTGTTGGTGAAGCCCGCGACGCCGCCCGTCTTGCGGACTCCGCGGTAGACGGCCACCGCGGCGCCGTTCTTCTCGGTGAGCGCGAAGTCGACGCCCAGGTTGTTCAGGCTGTCGCCCTCGTCCACCTCGGCGATCCACACCTCAACCCACGGCTGATCGGTCCCGCCCCCCTCCTCGCGGAGACGCACCCAGTCGCCGGCGACCGTGTCGATATCGTCGACGTAGGTCCCCGAACTATCGTCCCACCCCCAGGCGAACAGCACCGCCAAGTCGCCCTCCTCGAGGTTGTCGGGCAGCGTGAGCGTCAGCGCGTTGGTCTCGCCGGTGTCGCTGTCGGAACCAACCAGCGTGGCGGCGCCGCCGTTCTGGTAGCTCAGCGGGTAGCCCTCGCCGTCCCATTCGCCGCACAGCACCGCCTTCCCCTCGCCGGGCACCACCTTCTCGGCGCCGCTCGCGTAGGCCGCCGCGGTGAGCGGCGTGCAGACCACGCAGTGGTGGTGCGAATGATCGGCCGCGCCGCCCTCGGCGTCGCCGGCGCCACCCCCGCCAAGCACTACCAGGCACCACTGCTCGCCCGTCGACGCGGTCTCTCTCCACCAGATCTCCGCCCCGGCCGACCCGCTGGCCAGCCGCGTCGCGTCGCCGGCCGCCAGGCCCGCGTGCGTGTGGTCCGCGTCGGTGACGTTCACCCGCGCGAGCGTCAGCCCGCCGAAGCACGCCTCCACCACGTCGCCCTGTTCGGCGCCGTCCTGCAGCACCAGCATCCGCTGGCCGTGCGAAGCGGCCGGCGTGCCGCCCTCCAGCAGCATTGCCCGCGACCGGTCGACCGCCTCGTCCAGGTCCGCCACGCCGTCGGGCAGGCCGTCGAACCCCAGCACCGAGAACGGCTCGAGCGCGCCGGCGTGGTGGCTGATCACCTTCACCGTCTGCTGATGCGGCGACAGCAGCGTCTGCGTCCGGGAGATCCACGCCTCGCGCCAGTCGCCCGATTCCTGCAGCGCCTCGGACACCGCCGCGACGAGCTGCTTCATGCGCCGCCCGGGGAACCCTTGCAGCTTCTCGCCGATCTCGAATTCCGGGAGGTCGCTCATAAGATCAGGTTGTTGAGGTCGGCCCGCGGGGGCAGCCGCAGCTGGTACGCGGCCCGCACGTTGGGGACCACCAGCTTGCGGGAGGCGACGGTGACCGTCTTGGTCCGCTTGATCAGCTGCAACTGGTCGCCGCCCTGCAGGTTGAGCGTGTCGCCCAGGAACGTGTAGCTGAACCCGGCGTCGTAGCCGAAGCCGAGCTGCGCGGCGTAGCTGGCGTCGTCGCGTTGCTGGATTGACGCGGCCACCAGGCAGACCGACCCCGCCGGCCTGCCCTGGAACGGGGCGCTGTTCCACGCCCCCGGGTCGACGCACATCGCCTGGATCAGCGAGATGTAGGTCCCGGTCCACGCCGTGTTGGGGATGATGAACCGCACCGTGTCCGCGATCGACGGGGGCGTCACCAGCACGCCGCGGTGCACGTACTCCGAGCCCTGCCAGTCGAAGCCGACCAGGTCGTCGGGCAGGTCCGGCGCAACCGACGGCGCCTTTGCAACCGGCGCCCCGACCTCGTACCGCTTCGGCTTCGCGCGGAACTGGAAGCCCCGGATCTCGGTCGCCGCCTGCAGCGGGGTCAGGTACCGCAGCCGCCGGGAGTAGCTCAGCGAGACCCGCCAGTAGTGGTCGTTGATCTGCTGGCGCGAGAGCGGCCCGGCGTAGGCGCCGTCGATGCTGGCCGGGGCGACCGCCAGCACGGCCGCCATCGCGGCCGACTCGCTCACTGTGGCGCCGCCCGGGTCCGCGTCGTCCTCCACCCAGTAGGTCCGCGACGGCGCCTCCTCGGAATCGTTGATCAGTTCTAGGGTAGCGACCGCGCTCATTCGTTCGTGACCGAGAGGCCCTCCTTCTTCTTGAGCTCGTCCTTCGTTTGCTTCTGTTCGGACAGCTGCTCGCCCAGCAGCTTCTCCATGGCGGCGGTCTGCTTCTCGATCAGGTCCGGCATCCGCTTGAGGGCCTCGATCGCGTCAGCCTCGGGTCGGTTCATTGAGTCGCTGAAGAACCCCTCGCGACCGGTCTGCCCGTACATCGCGGCGCCCAGCCCCAGCACCATATTCGAGAGACCCACCCCCGTCGCCGCGACGGGGCTGGGCATTGTGTTCGAAAACTCTGCCACGCCTCTTTGGTAGACGCCGTCGGTGATCAGCCGCCGCGCGGCCAGCGACTCCGTCTCCAGCGACGCCTGCGCGTCGGCCGACCGCTTCAGCCGCGCCGCCTCGCCCAGCGGGTCGACGAACCGCGTCTTGCGGTCGATGGCCGAGCGGTCGAAGTTGGCCCGGTTGACGCTCCCCAGCACCTGCTGCAGCAGCGGCAGCTGGTTCTCCAGGTCGGTGTACGCGCGGACCGCCTCCTTGCGGCCCAGCCCGCCCTGGCTGGGCGACTTCAGCAGGTCCGCCACCGACAGGTTCTTGCTCTTGAGCAGCCGCACCCGCTCGGTGATCGACTTGCCCTCGAACTCCTCCACCTGCGCCGTCGACGACAAGAACGACCGCAGCGCCGTGGCGCCAACGCTGGCCGATCCGGTGGAGGTCGCCAGCAGCGCCGTCGCCGCCAGCGTCTCCTCGTCGGAGATCCCCAGCGCCCGCGCGGTGCCGCCCGGCAGCGACGCCGCCTCCAGCAGCTCCTCGACGCTGGCCGGCGAGTAGGCCGACGCGGCGAACGCCTTGCTAGCGATCTGCACCGCGTCGCCC
This genomic interval from Posidoniimonas corsicana contains the following:
- a CDS encoding LexA family protein; translated protein: MPNSPLSRGQARVLVALRSYVATHGYAPTLRELAALLGIRSPYGVLCHLKALERKGYLRRVSHQARAITLHGAA
- a CDS encoding phage tail tape measure protein — translated: MARGDGINFRIGGDASGALSENEKLRRSQDETNNEFAKAAKVSSAAANRIIRDIETQQQRFKRLRSEIYRGWDQNKLSTEQYGKAIRKLEQDYKQNEGQFKKFAGSTTDGMDEMEDSANRFGDAIAGWGPRLLAAVSFMSTIRQGYQEIESSIRKSGEGVLESRASIGQLRQLADSQAEFDQLKGAANRLYLSGATETKGEAAGAVFSLSSAGLLNEEAEALFLQLGARGVVPDLGTFARAIRTQLAAFGRDETGDAVQIASKAFAASAYSPASVEELLEAASLPGGTARALGISDEETLAATALLATSTGSASVGATALRSFLSSTAQVEEFEGKSITERVRLLKSKNLSVADLLKSPSQGGLGRKEAVRAYTDLENQLPLLQQVLGSVNRANFDRSAIDRKTRFVDPLGEAARLKRSADAQASLETESLAARRLITDGVYQRGVAEFSNTMPSPVAATGVGLSNMVLGLGAAMYGQTGREGFFSDSMNRPEADAIEALKRMPDLIEKQTAAMEKLLGEQLSEQKQTKDELKKKEGLSVTNE
- a CDS encoding TIGR03032 family protein, encoding MSGVEPTAAEPTPNPLRSVHTTSFPELLQQLGASVLVTTYQAGKLVVLREDAGILNTHFRNLNKPMGLARDGGKLAIGCSIDIWEFHNVPAVCAKLDKSDDYPSVQAQHDACYLPRRSHCTGDVQIHEMAFVDGELVFVNTAFSCLAVRSDENSFEAVWRPGFTNQLAPGDHCHLNGLAVRDGRAKYVTAQGETNEPGGWRENKRDGGLLIDVDSKEILARGLSMPHSPRWYNGKLWVLESGEGTIGTVDLDTGRYHPIAQFPGFTRGLSFLGPLAFIGLSQVRESAIFSGIPLVERLKEAEERTCGVWVLNTETGETLGFCRFEEGVQEVFAVEVLPGVRFPDLVNHDPETVGHSYVLSDAALTDVPDELRK
- a CDS encoding right-handed parallel beta-helix repeat-containing protein is translated as MRTRSRTSDSRTLRVEPLEDRRMLAVFTVDNLNDTGAGSLRDAITMANGSVGLDTVIFDSAVFASAQTIAIASQLPTITDDLTITGPGADLLTIDAGGGGNGIGDLNGYRHFEIDNGVNGADLSVTISGMKLTGGDLGDGGAIRSRENVLLSGLTIDGNASNFGGAINHREGTFTIKNSTLSNNQVNRNGGAIENGGELVIIDSTLSGNTADVNGSGGAITNYGPTGGNAGLVIRNSTITGNSSSGLGDGIFTSNGYGSATVQLDHTIVDNEVWWLSGTLTGNYNLFSGANPGIVGANNLFNSNPLLGRLADNGGPTQTHALLPGSPAINAGDPAINSGTDQRGLDRVQLGRVDIGAYEWQTVLPAQGLEVSTTNDLIDGDFTVGNLSLREAIAIAIATDLPGGNTNPGDDIITFDPDVFTGGANSVIRLRGAELQITETLTIDASSATDVVITADAAGDDTLVPGTFLTDVAASGIGLLDDNSRVFNFSATTGDLTLTGLTLTGGRATGSGGGIRFNGSGTLALIESTLSGNTSHFDGGGIYTRAGGVTLTSSTLSGNTTGYNGRGGGIYAGYGEVTLTNSTLSGNKCDFYGGGIFNFFGGVTLTSSTLSGNTSNNRGGGILTLAGGVTLNSSTLSGNASRFNGGGIYTFEGAVTLTSSTVTNNQASQGAGGGVFVSDTGTNPAITVQNSIIAGNTDSGAAPDLRPDPGSPVSIDHSLIGAAGSVFDPLLGPLADNGGPTQTHALLPGSPAINAGDPALASGFDQRGAPFLRDDGAGVDIGAFELQGVPNFPDGDYNYDGVADAADYTVWRDTLGSTTDLRANGDNTGASAGKIDRADYLLWRANYGNTTVPTTPAPAPAPTPVSAPVAAAGEQPAAEAAFAQWFAPTATAVTSEDDTPVATLPAEPGKDGSLLLLALDRPTSATDDWDETIDRLAEQNEPEPAGEELATLGVVFGEF
- a CDS encoding tyrosine-type recombinase/integrase; its protein translation is MGRSHHYRVKALLLSGRTKYVLRWTEPTGRVREKTSSVPARKSFKSRADREAAELEVELSNDLTHDSEVEWSLFDRAYRERHLSMHSKDYGDSWRTVANHVETIIQPIVLTDVDATALSHLVGEFRRRELSESSIASYLTTLRSALNWAVDMGLLKEAPRFRKSKRAAGRRSKMRSRPVNAEEFDRFVLALRKVRPADAEQWITLANSMYWGGLRVAEAVSLSWDWEADFSVCLKGRFPMFRILSEGEKGAKDRLLPIAPEFAEILQKVPSAERKGLVAGVRLHRDTVVHQMSEAGRRAGIIVNRKGKTATSHDLRRSFGTRWAKRVMPADLQQLMRHASIQTTMDFYVEIDADDLASRLHGKAAQNQEGEILGGTDQTSRP